A window of Rhododendron vialii isolate Sample 1 chromosome 13a, ASM3025357v1 contains these coding sequences:
- the LOC131314858 gene encoding uncharacterized protein LOC131314858 isoform X2, translating into MTKPKINELFMKKSDEITLKLVEKYKGERYFDLGGKLVKINVKDLTLIFEIKSGPIKIHLQGNPRRPISDFLNRVFKKEKEMLVSRMKIFLRKAFTEDFSESEQDIARVLIMLVLATIFVPLSQPKLSWAYCPFIEDLNTSTTYAWSTFITEHLVKELDTKHTNPTTVGGCVLGLLDKEEDKEKRQEEEKSKEGGVDRTISERVEIATGLHNEILSDEVIYKTICQICKDTQEGERKKEKKRKREQDDIDPPSRAKDLMGKDDRTLKTEEGFIYYRGN; encoded by the exons ATGACCAAACCGAAAATTAATGAACTTTTCATGAAGAAAAGCGATGAAATTACATTGAAGTTGGTCGAAAAGTACAAAGGAGAGAGATACTTTGATCTTGGTGGCAAATTAGTTAAGATAAATGTCAAGGATTTGACACTTATCTTTGAAATCAAATCTGGACCAATCAAAATACACCTCCAGGGGAACCCGAGAAGGCCAATTTCAGATTTTCTTAACAGAgtcttcaaaaaagaaaaggaaatgttAGTTTCAAGGATGAAGATATTCTTGAGAAAAGCTTTTACAGAAGATTTTAGTGAAAGTGAGCAGGACATCGCACGTGTGCTAATAATGTTGGTTCTTGCGACAATCTTTGTCCCACTCTCACAACCAAAATTAAGCTGGGCTTATTGTCCATTCATTGAGGATCTCAACACATCCACAACGTATGCATGGTCAACATTCATTACAGAGCACCTGGTCAAAGAGCTTGATACAAAGCATACAAATCCAACAACTGTTGGTGGATGTGTACTTGGACTACTG gacaaagaagaagataaagagAAAAGGCAAGAAGAGGAGAAGAGCAAGGAAGGAGGAGTTGATCGAACTATCAGCGAAAGAGTTGAGATAGCAACTGGATTgcataatgaaattttgtctGACGAAGTCATTTACAAAACGATCTGCCAAATCTGCAAAGACACGcaggaaggagaaaggaagaaagaaaagaaaaggaagagagaacaaGATGATATTGATCCGCCGTCAAGGGCAAAAGATCTCATGGGCAAAGATGATAGAACATTGAAGACGGAGGAAGGGTTCATCTACTATAGAGGGAActag
- the LOC131314858 gene encoding uncharacterized protein LOC131314858 isoform X1, with protein MIKDAKLEPNNEKEKKLLHFLEQIENESDVKDNDTRECSLDHNGSKFEMDEGVEETNNDTNNLISNLLKEIDRLKEESKEKYKVIQTLQQKIVELERDHVLYQDAAEQMFDYETEVGTVHVEKGILQEEIVQNEVEIGGLYVSNDLLEKKLEKSEKDKASFENGLDNMVTHMVTQEYHDKEEDKEKRQEEEKSKEGGVDRTISERVEIATGLHNEILSDEVIYKTICQICKDTQEGERKKEKKRKREQDDIDPPSRAKDLMGKDDRTLKTEEGFIYYRGN; from the exons ATGATAAAGGATGCAAAATTGGAGCCCAACAAcgagaaagagaagaagttgttgcattttcttgaacaaattgaaaatgagaGTGACGTGAAGGATAATGACACTCGGGAGTGCAGCTTGGACCATAATGGATCGAAATTTGAGATGGACGAAGGGGTTGAGGAGACTAACAATGATACCAACAACCTAATTTCTAACCTACTCAAAGAAATTGACAGGTTGAAGGAAGAATCGAAGGAAAAGTACAAAGTAATTCAAACTTTACAACAAAAAATAGTCGAACTTGAAAGGGACCATGTACTGTATCAAGACGCCGCTGAGCAAATGTTTGACTATGAAACAGAAGTCGGGACGGTACATGTTGAAAAGGGTATCCTGCAGGAAGAAATTGTGCAAAATGAGGTTGAGATAGGAGGTTTGTACGTCAGCAACGACTTATTGGagaaaaaacttgaaaaatctgaaaaagacAAAGCAAGTTTCGAAAATGGCCTAGATAACATGGTAACCCATATGGTTACACAAGAATACCAC gacaaagaagaagataaagagAAAAGGCAAGAAGAGGAGAAGAGCAAGGAAGGAGGAGTTGATCGAACTATCAGCGAAAGAGTTGAGATAGCAACTGGATTgcataatgaaattttgtctGACGAAGTCATTTACAAAACGATCTGCCAAATCTGCAAAGACACGcaggaaggagaaaggaagaaagaaaagaaaaggaagagagaacaaGATGATATTGATCCGCCGTCAAGGGCAAAAGATCTCATGGGCAAAGATGATAGAACATTGAAGACGGAGGAAGGGTTCATCTACTATAGAGGGAActag